A genomic segment from Diceros bicornis minor isolate mBicDic1 chromosome 5, mDicBic1.mat.cur, whole genome shotgun sequence encodes:
- the RNASE12 gene encoding probable inactive ribonuclease-like protein 12 codes for MILMVIIFLLLLFWENELEDEGVASTLEQLHVDYPQSDIPVRYCNYMILQRIIKELDNTCKKEHVFIHERPRNINSICTSPKKVACQNHSTILCFQSETKFKMTVCKLIEGTRYPACRYHISPTEGFILVTCDDMGPVNFQRYVE; via the coding sequence ATGATACTAATGGTGATAATTTTCCTGCTGCTTCTGTTCTGGGAAAACGAGCTGGAGGATGAAGGAGTGGCGTCGACTTTAGAGCAGTTGCATGTGGACTACCCTCAGAGTGACATTCCTGTAAGGTACTGCAACTACATGATCTTGCAAAGAATCATCAAGGAACTTGACAACACCTGCAAAAAGGAACACGTCTTCATCCATGAGAGGCCTCGAAATATCAATAGCATTTGCACTTCTCCTAAGAAGGTGGCTTGCCAAAACCATTCCACCATTTTATGCTTCCAGAGTGAGACAAAGTTCAAAATGACAGTCTGTAAGCTCATTGAAGGCACAAGATATCCTGCCTGCAGGTACCACATTTCCCCCACAGAGGGGTTTATTCTTGTCACTTGTGATGACATGGGGCCAGTTAATTTCCAGAGATATGTTGAATAA